One Spirochaetota bacterium DNA window includes the following coding sequences:
- a CDS encoding HAD family hydrolase, whose product MHSIKRAVFLDRDGTIIKDNGYIGDIHKVKFYPFTFEALRKIQKFFKLFIITNQAGVAKGFVTPDEVLVVNNYIIQVLSDNGIHIESVYSCFHKKEDNCACRKPKTFFVKKAITSFKININESFVIGDHPSDILLAKNAGMQGIYVLTGHGRKHRNEIDNAIVVKKNLQYAVEYILKSVQT is encoded by the coding sequence ATGCATTCTATAAAGAGGGCAGTATTCCTTGATAGAGACGGGACAATTATTAAAGATAATGGATATATAGGGGATATACACAAAGTAAAGTTTTATCCATTTACGTTTGAAGCGTTGCGAAAAATTCAAAAATTTTTTAAGCTTTTTATTATTACCAATCAAGCAGGAGTTGCAAAGGGATTTGTAACTCCTGATGAAGTTTTGGTAGTAAATAATTATATTATACAAGTTTTGTCCGATAATGGAATTCACATTGAATCTGTATATAGTTGCTTTCACAAAAAAGAAGACAATTGTGCATGCAGAAAACCAAAAACATTTTTTGTAAAAAAAGCTATTACTTCATTTAAAATTAATATAAATGAGTCTTTTGTTATTGGCGATCATCCTTCGGATATACTGCTTGCAAAAAATGCTGGAATGCAGGGTATATATGTGTTGACAGGACATGGCAGAAAACATAGAAACGAAATTGATAATGCGATAGTTGTTAAAAAGAATTTACAGTATGCTGTTGAGTATATTCTAAAGAGTGTACAAACATGA